The uncultured Trichococcus sp. DNA segment AACCAATCAAAAAAGCAGAGGCATAATCATTCGGGATTATGTCTCTTTTTGCGGACAAATCCATAAAGAAGGCAGGACCCTGAATCCGCGCCGGTCAGAGGCATCCGTGGCGGAGTGAGATGCGAAAGAAAAACTTTTTCAAGAAAGCCGTTACATTGAACTTTTTTCTTTCCAAATGGGTCCGGAGGTGATAGACTGGACAAGTTGATAGTTGTCTTCATGAGTTTTCAACGGGTTTTCACCTATCCCGTAAACGAAAACTGATGGGAAGTTCAAATTCAGAATTGTGATCGACTATATAATGGCAGTAGCAGTTGGCATATCAAACAGCAGTGAAAAACAAGTAAACATTTTGGAGGAAAACAACAAATGGAATTTAGAAAAGATATTCGTAATGTTGCAATCATCGCCCACGTTGACCATGGTAAAACAACATTAGTAGATGAATTGTTGAAACAATCGGATACATTGAACGCAAGAACCGAGCTTATGGAACGCGCAATGGACTCCAACGATCTTGAAAAAGAACGCGGAATCACGATCTTGGCGAAAAATACAGCCGTACAATACAAAGGCACACGCATCAATATCATGGACACTCCAGGCCACGCGGACTTCGGTGGAGAAGTAGAACGTATCATGCGTATGGTTGATGGTGTAGTGCTTGTTGTCGATGCCTACGAAGGCACGATGCCGCAAACGCGTTTCGTATTGAAAAAAGCCTTGGAGCAAAAACTGATCCCTATCGTCGTAGTAAACAAAATCGACAAACCGACTGCCAGACCGGCTGAAGTTGTGGATGAAGTTCTGGAATTGTTCATCGAATTGGGCGCAGATGACGAACAATTGGAATTCCCGGTTGTCTATGCTTCTGCAATGCATGGTACTTCAAGCATGTCAGATGATCCAACTGAACAAGAAGACACAATGGACAACGTTTTTGATGCAATCATCGAACACATCCCGGCTCCAATCGACAACTCTGCTGAACCATTACAATTCCAAGTAGCTTTACTTGACTACAGTGACTTTGTTGGCCGTATCGGTATCGGACGCGTATTCCGTGGCACAATCAAAGTCGGGGATCAAGTTTCCTTACTTAAATTGGACGGCTCATTCAAGAATTTCCGTGTATCAAAACTGTTCGGCTACTTTGGTCTGGACCGCATCGAAATCGAAGAGGCGAAAGCAGGCGATCTGATCGCTATTTCCGGTATGGAAGATATCTTTGTTGGTGAAACAGTGACTCCTGTTGATCATCGTGATGCTTTGCCGGTTCTGCATATCGACGAGCCTACACTGCAAATGACTTTCCTTACAAACAACTCTCCTTTCGCAGGCCGTGAAGGCAAATGGGTCACTTCCCGTAAAATCGAAGAGCGTTTGATGAAACAATTGCATACGGACGTATCTTTGCGTGTCGATCCTACCGACTCTCCTGATGCTTGGATCGTTTCCGGACGTGGCGAATTGCACTTGTCCATCCTGATCGAAAACATGCGTCGTGAAGGCTACGAATTACAAGTATCCCGTCCAGAAGTTATCATCAGAGAAATTGATGGCGTAAGATGCGAGCCGTTTGAACGTGTACAGATCGACACCCCTGAAGAATACATGGGTTCCGTAATCGAAACAATCAGCCAACGCAAAGCGGAAATGCAGGACATGCAAAACAGCGGAAACGGCCAAGTCCGTATCATCTTCCTTGTTCCATCACGTGGATTGATCGGTTACTCTACTGAATTCTTATCCATCACACGCGGTTATGGTATCATGGCCCATACATTTGAAGCATACTTGCCGGAGTTGCCAGGCAAAATCGGCGGACGCAGCAAAGGCGCGCTTGTATCTACTGAAACAGGCAAAACGACAACCTACGGCATCATGGGTGTAGAGGACCGCGGAACAATCTTCATCGAACCTGGTGTGGATATCTATGAAGGTATGATTGTCGGCGAAAACGCCCGCGACAATGACATCGCTGTTAACATCACAAGAGCGAAACAAATGACGAATATCCGTTCTGCAAACAAAGATTCCACTAACGTGATCAAACGTCCGCGTACATTGACGCTGGAAGAATCACTTGAATTCATGGGAGAAGATGAGTATTGCGAAGTGACACCTGAAAGTGTCCGTCTGCGTAAACAAATCCTAGACAAAAACGAGCGCGAAAAAGCTGCTAAACGCAAGAAAAAAGCAGAATAATCCGACAACAAGTTCTGAAAAAAGGGTCCTTGGCAACCATTGCCACGGGCCTTTTTCTCTTCAATCCGCCGGGAGACGAATGGCGGTAGGCGTCAGCCTGTTTGTTTGGTATAATAAACTTGAATGACCATACGCTTTTTGTATCGACCGCAAGGATTGCGGGGGAGTTCAAGATAGCATGCATTAACTTTTTGAAGGGAGGAATTAAAATGGATAGCATCAATAAAACAACTGCTTTGGAAATCTTGATGCAAGATGCTGAAAAGATCTACAAATTAATCAATAGCCAAAAGGAACACCTCTGCTTTGCGAACTGTCCGGCCTTCGAGGATGTGGTGGATACGCAAATGTACGGGTTCTCCCGTGAAGTCGATTATGCCGTTAAATTGGGAATCATCTCGAAAGAAGAGGGGCACAAGATATTGAGCGATTTGGAGGCTTCTTTGAACGCCATGTACACGAACTATTTTGATCAATCGAAAAACGATTCCGCCGACAAAGGGGTTTAGTTGTCTACATGATTAAAAATGCAATCAAGAAAAAATTCTCCTATATGGATTGGCGTCTTCTGATCCCATACATCATCCTGTCGGGCTTCGGGATACTGATGGTCTACAGTTCCAGCAGTTATCGCGCCATGACGGATTACAACAATTCGGAACATTTTTTTTATAAGCAAATCATTTTCGCTTCATTGGGGTTACTGGGGGCGTTGATCGCGTCTTTTCTGTCCAAGCGACTGTTCAAAAATGATAAATTGTTGACGTATGTTTTGTTTGGCCTTTTCGCTGTATTGGCTTACCTGCTGCTATGGCCCGGTACCGCAACGAAAGGGGCACGCGGCTGGATCTACTTTGGAACAATCGGGTTCCAACCTGCAGAGTTCATGAAATTGAATCTGATCCTTTACTTGTCCTGGTTCATTTCCAAACACCAGTCCCGCATAAATGATAATTTTTATGAAATGGTGAAGAAACCGATCGCGATAACAGCCGCGGCGGTGGTAATGGTGTTTTTGCAGCCCGATCTCGGTGGGGCAGCCATCATTGCCTTCATCTGTCTGGTCATGTTCCTTCACAGCGGCATCAAAGTCAAATATGGCGTAATGACGTTTGGGGCAATCGGGGCGGTTTACGGTCTGATCATCGTCATGGTGAAAACATTCGGGAGCAGCATCCCGTTCTTCCATTCCTATCAGATGGAACGGATCACATCATTCATCGATCCTTTTGCCGACATACAGGATTCCGGTTACCAAGTGGTGAATTCGTACTACGCTTTAAGCAGGGGAGGCCTTTTCGGTGTAGGCATCGGTGAAAGCATCCAGAAGTCCGGCTATTTGCCGGAACCCCACACCGATTTCATATTGTCCATCGTTGGGGAAGAACTGGGCTTGATGGGTGTTGCATTCGTTTTGGTGCTGTTTTTCTATATGGTTTATCGTATTTTTAAAAATGCCATCAAAATTAAAGATCCGTTTGCCCAACTGGTCTGCATCGGAATCGGCACGATGTTCCTGGTTCAGGGAGTCATCAATGTTGGGGGTGCAACCGGCCTGATGCCATTGACCGGAGTCACTTTTCCGTTCGTCAGCTACGGAGGATCCAGCCTGTTGGTATCCGCCGTTTCGATCGGACTGGTCAACAATATGTACATCAACGATCAGATTTCCAAACAGCCAAAATAAGTAAGAAAGGGGCTGTATAAAACCAGAATAGTACTTTCTGGTTTTATACAGCCCCTTCTATTTGGGAAATGAATGAATGCTCAGAAATAACCCGCCAAAAGCGGTTAGGCGGGGAAAATCAATTCAAATCACAGTCAGAAAACCCGCTTAACCCACCTTGGCGGGGAAAAACGTCCACGGACAACACGAGACTCCCCGTCAAAATCATTTTGGCGGGGAATCTCGCACACAAACATAAACGCGAACCCCAGACCAGACAATCATACCAACAAACCACAAAGAAGAAGCTGGCGGAAAGCTTTTCGCATCGGACAAAAATAGAGTATAATAGTATTTATCATGGCGTTCTTTGCCATCTTGCAACGTTCGGAAATCACAAGGAGGGGTAGGTATGAAATTTTCCATCAAAGTAGTGTCGTTGTTCATCTTGTTCAGTTTCATAGCCTATGCACTCCCTCTCTATGTGGACAACGGGGAACGGACCACGCCGCCCGCAAGCGTCGTGAACAACGAGCAAACTCCGATTGATGAAAATAAGGGTTATCCTTTGCCTGTGACGGGTTATGAATCCTACATAGGCCAATCCATTGGCGCCTACACGGCTAAGCATGGCGAGCCGATACGCGTTGGTGAAGCCTATGGAGGAAGTGAATGGTGGATATTCGGAACCAATGCTGCCGACTACATCCAAATAGGCGTCAAGGATGATATCATCCGTTCCCTATATATTTTGGGTAACAAAATCGAGACAGGCATGTACACAATCGGCATGACAAAGGAGAACGTACTTGATGAGGCTTATCTGGCACGGGATTTTCAAGTAACTGCCGGCGATACGCCGTATGAGCTGGCTTTATC contains these protein-coding regions:
- the typA gene encoding translational GTPase TypA, whose protein sequence is MEFRKDIRNVAIIAHVDHGKTTLVDELLKQSDTLNARTELMERAMDSNDLEKERGITILAKNTAVQYKGTRINIMDTPGHADFGGEVERIMRMVDGVVLVVDAYEGTMPQTRFVLKKALEQKLIPIVVVNKIDKPTARPAEVVDEVLELFIELGADDEQLEFPVVYASAMHGTSSMSDDPTEQEDTMDNVFDAIIEHIPAPIDNSAEPLQFQVALLDYSDFVGRIGIGRVFRGTIKVGDQVSLLKLDGSFKNFRVSKLFGYFGLDRIEIEEAKAGDLIAISGMEDIFVGETVTPVDHRDALPVLHIDEPTLQMTFLTNNSPFAGREGKWVTSRKIEERLMKQLHTDVSLRVDPTDSPDAWIVSGRGELHLSILIENMRREGYELQVSRPEVIIREIDGVRCEPFERVQIDTPEEYMGSVIETISQRKAEMQDMQNSGNGQVRIIFLVPSRGLIGYSTEFLSITRGYGIMAHTFEAYLPELPGKIGGRSKGALVSTETGKTTTYGIMGVEDRGTIFIEPGVDIYEGMIVGENARDNDIAVNITRAKQMTNIRSANKDSTNVIKRPRTLTLEESLEFMGEDEYCEVTPESVRLRKQILDKNEREKAAKRKKKAE
- a CDS encoding YlaN family protein, which encodes MDSINKTTALEILMQDAEKIYKLINSQKEHLCFANCPAFEDVVDTQMYGFSREVDYAVKLGIISKEEGHKILSDLEASLNAMYTNYFDQSKNDSADKGV
- the ftsW gene encoding putative lipid II flippase FtsW — translated: MIKNAIKKKFSYMDWRLLIPYIILSGFGILMVYSSSSYRAMTDYNNSEHFFYKQIIFASLGLLGALIASFLSKRLFKNDKLLTYVLFGLFAVLAYLLLWPGTATKGARGWIYFGTIGFQPAEFMKLNLILYLSWFISKHQSRINDNFYEMVKKPIAITAAAVVMVFLQPDLGGAAIIAFICLVMFLHSGIKVKYGVMTFGAIGAVYGLIIVMVKTFGSSIPFFHSYQMERITSFIDPFADIQDSGYQVVNSYYALSRGGLFGVGIGESIQKSGYLPEPHTDFILSIVGEELGLMGVAFVLVLFFYMVYRIFKNAIKIKDPFAQLVCIGIGTMFLVQGVINVGGATGLMPLTGVTFPFVSYGGSSLLVSAVSIGLVNNMYINDQISKQPK